A portion of the Daphnia magna isolate NIES linkage group LG4, ASM2063170v1.1, whole genome shotgun sequence genome contains these proteins:
- the LOC116919964 gene encoding nuclear pore complex protein Nup50, whose amino-acid sequence MAKRTATRELNHDNWDDDEEEEEAGTFKQASSEALQGRVIKQARRRITGNDGEAKKGFSGFAGFGVRGGSESNAFTSFAVKVPSSTEKIKTENGENTPSSNADNGAKEKEYLTSLKVLNETVTSWITDHVKKNPCCVLTPIFQDYEKHLRDLEAKRTSTASDESQAADTTKATTAFSAGKVNNEKLDDQKFQFGSKSAETSKPSFNFLGNGTTPSKPPSTFSFSSSTPATSSPSNFSFGIPKSDSGATTSSSMFSFKATTAASTTSPPSTAASFSFSGSKPSVTAPAFSFGFTSNKPSTDQKKDAEDKKGGEEEDDEDAPPKVEIKQVQEEDAFYSIRCKLFYKKDNNYTEKGVGTLHLKKVKDEKTQLVIRADTSLGNILLNIILNPQLTTQRVGKNNVMFVCIPNPPIDPKTPPAPTPMLLRVKTDTEADELLAKLNEAKK is encoded by the exons ATGGCCAAGCGTACGGCAACCAGAGAATTAAATCACGACAACTGGGatgatgacgaagaagaagaagaggcggGTACCTTTAAACAAGCCTCTTCCGAGGCCCTGCAAGGACGGGTGATCAAACAAGCCCGGCGAAGAATTACAGGCAATGACGGAGAG GCAAAGAAAGGATTCTCTGGGTTTGCTGGTTTTGGTGTGCGAGGAGGATCTGAATCGAATGCATTCACCAGCTTTGCTGTTAAAGTTCCAAGTTCTactgaaaaaatcaaaacagaaaatggagaaaacaCACCAAGCTCTAATGCAGATAATGGggcaaaagagaaagaatatCTCACAAGCCTTAAAGTTTTGAATGAAACTGTCACTTCATGGATTACAGATCATGTCAAGAAGAATCCATGTTGTGTGCTTACCCCAATCTTCCAAGATTATGAAAAGCATTTAAGAGATCTGGAGGCAAAAAGAACTTCAACAGCATCAGATGAAAGCCAAGCAGCTGACACCACCAAAGCCACCACTGCTTTCAGTGCCGGCAAAGTCAATAATGAGAAGCTGGATGACCAGAAGTTCCAATTTGGCTCTAAATCAGCAGAAACTTCCAAACCATCTTTCAACTTCCTTGGCAATGGAACAACACCTTCCAAACCtccttcaacattttcattttccagtTCAACTCCAGCAACTTCATCACCATCGAACTTTTCCTTCGGCATCCCTAAAAGTGACTCGGGAGCGACTACCTCTTCTTCAATGTTCTCGTTCAAAGCAACAACCGCTGCTTCAACCACCAGTCCGCCGTCGACTGCGGCTTCATTCTCCTTTTCCGGATCTAAACCTTCGGTAACCGCGCCAGCATTTTCGTTCGGTTTCACCAG TAATAAACCATCAACAGATCAGAAAAAGGACGCAGAAGATAAGAAGGGTGGCGAGgaagaagacgatgaagaCGCTCCACCAAAAGTGGAAATTAAACAAGTACAAGAAGAAGATGCCTTTTATTCCATTAG gTGTAAATTATTCTATAAAAAGGACAACAATTATACGGAAAAGGGGGTTGGTACTCTACACTTGAAGAAAGTCAAGGACGAAAAAACGCAATTGGTTATCCGTGCCGACACTTCACTCGGCAACATCCTTCTGAATATTATTCTTAACCCACAACTAACAACTCAGCGTGTCGGCAAGAATAATGTCATGTTCGTTTGTATTCCTAACCCACCCATTGATCCAAAAACTCCTCCTGCTCCGACACCCATGCTTCTTCGCGTGAAAACAGACACAGAAGCCGATGAACTGTTGGCCAAACTGAACGAggcaaaaaaatga
- the LOC116919959 gene encoding protein scribble homolog yields the protein MDTNDDRGAGEAMLKGSGARRMATSSGWRKMLMCCLKPEEDDVQVLDYEHSSLSDVPAEVFNHERTLEILRLDCNQIADLPRPLFHCHGLKELWLSDNDISVLPPALASLIHLQVLDISKNSLTEVPDAISGLKALITLDLSVNPLGKLPEGATKLLSLESLNLSDTFLEFLPANFGRLTKLRLLELRENQLASLPKSMARLTALKRLDMGQNDLCDLPEVVGSIPSLTELWVDGNKLDVLPEFLGHLQNLVHLDASRNCLHGIAPTIGLCKSLTDLSLTSNNLANLPEEVGDLTLLTVLRVDDNRLTCLPDSLGRLSHLEELQAGQNRLSKLPTSIGLLRKLETLMLNENLLDELPVELGSCQRLTVLSLRKNRLDHLPPEMGHLSRLRVVNLSCNRLLHLPVSFLKLPSLSALWLSEAQTKPVVPLQTDIDSSTGHKVLTCFLLPQSADPEAEEQTPADKGSPNVVTARSPTHIKFAFDGEADPKAGKLMRNPTPYPKELKALAKHAQHIQQHHPVSPTSRNSVELPTTGTTSSSSSESNAKLKKQPEPLPVAVVPPQPAAPSTTITVHVDPSVTIVSKSSDEPRPVQSEPSNAPVRPKPEIVLESPQPLAAPSNESQPEVPPLLPLVHTASPLQSKRNVSVENLADPEVDPPKPNGIPAAAEHSPRSAEIEIKEARVLRPLMSAADGLDKVKNPTDVVDRSSQPDLTAEIKQQQQPPPYHVAAVYSKRAAEFNHATSLPRTQSTDSGFTVEGTSGERRDSSPSRDSGRGPSIEPLEDNAQPSGSPGPVQSVVAAKRPVDLPLNGSLADREKMTPLALKRATYIIDNSLSPNDGNEAVEETGDLQSVAALRQAAREVFLSASPKESPLPGHKQTSWDVPISVHTANGSSNTLSAANVVGLPPAGNSSENGGQQPPAKIQGRLPPPKYHVTSNGFRDTSAELKSPPPANASSRIPLASHNRLPSGLPRQLSNLSNSSLLDGPIVNKPAPLLPPKKRDSPPPPTLQPKLSTSRIPPPQVHTPVLASPLTPLSLKTNFSPLPVHNARMVTPTTTPITPTTNNNDFEANQTNKITPSQPLNTRIPLPKYSASDISKTGVSPGSRIPTRLPTPTTSIPSISKSKLSADLTGSPSLAAYTSRIQ from the exons ATGGATACAAATGACGACCGAGGAGCTGGTGAAGCTATGCTGAAAGGATCAGGTGCTCGGAGAATGGCCACATCTTCCGGATGGAGGAAGATGTTGATGTGTTGCTTGAAACCAGAAGAAGACGATGTTCAAGTATTGGATTATGAGCACTCGAGCTTAAGTGACGTTCCAGCTGAAGTTTTTAACCATGAAAGAACGCTGGAGATCCTCCGACTCGATTGCAATCAAATCGCTGATTTGCCTCGACCACTTTTTCATTGCCATGGTCTCAAAGAGCTTTGGCTCTCCGATAATGACATTTCTGTATTGCCCCCCGCGTTGGCCTCTCTCATCCATCTAcag GTCTTGGATATCTCAAAAAATTCTCTGACCGAAGTACCTGACGCCATTAGCGGTCTGAAAGCACTGATTACTTTGGACCTGAGCGTCAATCCGCTCG GTAAATTGCCGGAGGGCGCAACTAAATTACTCTCGCTCGAGTCGCTCAACCTCTCCGACACGTTCCTCGAATTCCTCCCGGCCAACTTTGGTCGTTTGACCAAATTACGATTGCTTGAGCTAAGAGAAAACCAACTGGCCAGTTTACCTAAATCTATGGCCCGTTTGACTGCATTGAAACGACTGGACATGGGGCAAAACGACTTGTGTGACCTGCCTGAAGTCGTCGGAAGTATTCCGTCTCTCACTGAATTATGGGTGGACGGGAACAAGTTGGACGTGCTTCCTGAATTTTTGGGTCATTTACAG AATCTGGTTCATTTGGATGCATCTCGAAATTGTCTCCACGGCATCGCACCAACCATCGGACTATGCAA ATCGCTTACTGATTTATCATTAACATCCAACAACTTGGCCAATCTACCCGAAGAAGTAGGCGATTTGACTCTGTTGACCGTATTACGCGTCGACGATAATCGCTTGACTTGCCTGCCAGATTCACTTGGCCGTCTGTCACACTTAGAAGAATTGCAGGCCGGACAAAATCGATTGTCAAAACTTCCGACATCGATCGGCTTACTTCGCAAACTAGAAACGTTGATGCTGAATGAAAACCTGCTAGACGAGCTTCCAGTAGAGCTGGGCTCGTGTCAGCGTCTGACCGTCTTGTCGTTGCGGAAAAACCGACTGGATCATCTCCCACCAGAGATGGGTCATCTTTCACGTCTTCGTGTGGTCAATCTGAGCTGTAATCGTCTACTTCATTTGCCCGTCTCGTTTCTCAAGTTGCCTTCGCTATCTGCTCTTTGGCTTTCAGAGGCACAAACAAAACCGGTTGTGCCGCTCCAGACGGACATTGACTCCAGCACCGGTCACAAGGTTTTGACTTGCTTCCTCTTGCCACAGTCAGCCGATCCGGAGGCAGAAGAACAGACACCAGCAGATAAGGGCAGCCCCAATGTCGTGACTGCTCGTTCGCCCACTCATATCAAATTTGCTTTCGATGGAGAAGCCGATCCAAAAGCAGGTAAATTGATGAGGAACCCAACCCCATACCCGAAGGAGTTGAAGGCCTTGGCCAAACACGCCCAGCATATTCAACAACATCATCCGGTTTCTCCAACATCCCGCAATAGCGTGGAACTACCTACCACTGGTACCACTAGCTCTTCGTCCAGCGAATCTAATGCAAAGTTGAAGAAACAGCCAGAGCCCCTTCCAGTTGCTGTCGTTCCTCCTCAGCCCGCTGCGCCTTCTACGACGATCACTGTCCATGTCGATCCGTCGGTGACGATCGTTTCCAAATCGTCAGACGAACCCAGGCCAGTCCAGAGCGAGCCGAGCAATGCCCCGGTACGACCGAAGCCAGAAATTGTGCTGGAATCTCCGCAACCCCTTGCCGCACCGTCGAACGAGTCACAGCCTGAAGTTCCTCCATTACTGCCTCTGGTTCATACGGCCTCTCCGTTGCAATCCAAACGTAATGTTTCTGTAGAAAACTTGGCCGATCCGGAAGTTGATCCGCCGAAGCCAAATGGCATTCCAGCAGCAGCCGAACATTCACCTAGATCTGCTGAAATCGAAATAAAAGAAGCTCGAGTGCTTCGACCGTTAATGTCAGCAGCAGATGGATTAGACAAGGTGAAGAACCCCACAGATGTTGTTGACCGGTCCAGTCAACCGGACTTGACGGCAGAAATcaagcaacagcaacaaccaCCACCGTATCACGTTGCGGCTGTTTACTCAAAACGTGCAGCTGAGTTCAATCACGCGACTAGTTTGCCGCGCACACAGTCAACTGACAGTGGATTCACGGTTGAAGGCACTTCGGGTGAGAGGAGAGATAGCAGCCCCAGCCGTGACAGTGGACGCGGACCTTCTATTGAACCGCTTGAAGACAATGCGCAGCCATCTGGAAGCCCAGGGCCTGTTCAATCTGTCGTGGCAGCTAAACGTCCCGTTGATTTGCCCTTGAATGGCAGTTTGGCAGACAGGGAGAAAATGACACCGCTTGCTCTAAAGAGAGCCACCTACATCATAGATAATAGTCTGAGTCCCAACGACGGCAACGAAGCAGTGGAAGAAACGGGAGACCTTCAATCAGTGGCGGCATTGAGACAAGCAGCCCGCGAAGTGTTTCTGTCCGCTTCTCCAAAGGAAAGTCCGCTTCCAGGGCATAAGCAGACCTCCTGGGATGTTCCAATTTCCGTCCACACTGCAAATGGGTCCTCCAACACTCTAAGTGCCGCTAACGTTGTTGGACTCCCACCTGCTGGAAACTCATCTGAGAATGGCGGCCAACAACCACCGGCCAAAATTCAAGGACGACTTCCGCCGCCAAAGTATCACGTCACTAGTAATGGATTCCGTGATACATCGGCTGAATTGAAATCTCCTCCGCCAGCTAATGCTTCCTCTCGCATTCCTCTGGCATCGCACAACCGGCTTCCTAGCGGACTTCCGCGTCAGCTGTCCAACTTGTCGAATAGCTCGCTACTTGACGGACCAATTGTAAATAAACCTGCACCTCTCTTGCCACCGAAGAAGCGGGATTCCCCACCGCCTCCAACCCTTCAACCCAAATTGTCCACTTCTCGGATTCCTCCGCCTCAAGTGCACACACCCGTTCTTGCTTCTCCGCTAACGCCGCTATCGTTGAAGACCAATTTTTCGCCCTTGCCAGTCCACAATGCCAGAATGGTCACACCAACAACGACACCGATAACGCCAACAACCAATAACAACGATTTTGAAGCTAATCAAACCAATAAAATCACGCCGTCTCAGCCTTTGAATACGCGCATTCCTTTGCCAAAGTACTCGGCGTCTGATATCAGTAAAACTGGGGTCTCGCCCGGATCTCGAATTCCGACACGGTTACCTACGCCGACAACGTCGATTCCATCAATTTCCAAAAGCAAATTGTCAGCGGACTTGACAGGCAGTCCATCTCTAGCAGCTTACACATCACGTATTCAATAA